CGCAGTCGAGCGTGACGAGATCCGTGACCGGCTCGCGGACGCCGTCGGCTGACCGGCCCGGAGCGAGCGGATCCTGGGCTTCGACGCCCGGGGTCCGCTCGCGCATGCAGCTCCAGCGGAGCCGCGACACCGCTCCAGAGATGGCGCTGCGCAGGCTCATGCACGCGCGCGGCCACCGGTACAGAGTTGACCGTCTGCTCCCACTCGTCGGCGTCCAAAGGCGTGCCGACCTCGTCTTCGGCCCTGCCCGCGTCGCGGTCTTCGTCGACGGGTGCTTCTGGCACGGCTGCCCGCTCCACGGCAACCCGGCCGTTAAGGCCAACGTCTGGTACTGGCCTGACAAGAT
The sequence above is a segment of the Cellulomonas palmilytica genome. Coding sequences within it:
- a CDS encoding very short patch repair endonuclease, whose protein sequence is MQLQRSRDTAPEMALRRLMHARGHRYRVDRLLPLVGVQRRADLVFGPARVAVFVDGCFWHGCPLHGNPAVKANVWYWPDKIARNRARDADTDRRLREIGWLPFRAWEHETPSDVADRLEAALRSRRLS